One window from the genome of Salvia splendens isolate huo1 chromosome 9, SspV2, whole genome shotgun sequence encodes:
- the LOC121749365 gene encoding uncharacterized protein LOC121749365, which yields MPPRIAGRPRGRGRGRGRGPQPEPEEQYVNHPPQSPPRPPSPPPAPTVDRTIINTFLKKKPPTFDGRGDPAEAESWIRALERLFDLLQCTDEERLVCASLQLTGSADYWWEACKKTMAPHQLEGQTWDQFKTGIYDKYIPKSYKKQNETEFYNLRQGRMSVTEYDRVFFDLSRYGADQVDTDEKMSEKFCTGLRHEIRVALASRGGLP from the coding sequence ATGCCGCCAAGGATAGCCGGGCGACCCCGAGGGAGAGGAAGGGGACGTGGTAGAGGACCACAACCCGAGCCCGAGGAACAATACGTAAACCATCCGCCACAATCTCCACCTCGACCACCTTCGCCTCCACCTGCCCCTACAGTGGATAGGACAATCATAAACAcctttctgaaaaagaagcctCCAACATTTGACGGAAGGGGCGACCCCGCTGAAGCAGAATCATGGATACGTGCGCTCGAACGCTTGTTTGACCTACTGCAATGCACAGACGAGGAACGTTTGGTTTGTGCCTCACTCCAACTGACAGGGTCTGCAGATTATTGGTGGGAGGCCTGCAAGAAGACAATGGCCCCACATCAGCTGGAGGGCCAAACTTGGGATCAGTTCAAGACAGGAATCTACGACAAGTACATCCCCAAGAGctataaaaaacaaaatgaaacgGAGTTCTACAACTTGAGACAGGGACGAATGTCAGTGACGGAATATGATCGCGTCTTCTTTGACCTGTCCAGGTACGGTGCTGATCAAGTGGACACGGATGAAAAGATGTCCGAGAAATTTTGTACTGGCTTGAGGCACGAAATAAGAGTAGCATTGGCCAGTCGCGGCGGACTACCATAG